A genomic window from Fibrobacterota bacterium includes:
- a CDS encoding purine-binding chemotaxis protein CheW: MMNSARRERTPEAEAKQYLTFMLGGDTYAIAIGKIREIVEFHTLTLIPLMPSFLRGVTNLRGAVIPVVDLQSRFGNGMTEIGRRTCIVIVEVGTGEETFPLGVIVNAVNEVVPVDPSKIETRPAFGTKIRADFVEALLNLGDRFVIALDVQQSLSITEMSELASRWVDRESSP, encoded by the coding sequence ATGATGAACTCCGCCCGCCGGGAACGGACCCCCGAGGCGGAAGCCAAGCAATATCTGACCTTCATGCTGGGCGGCGACACCTACGCCATCGCCATCGGCAAGATCCGCGAGATCGTGGAGTTCCACACCCTCACGCTGATCCCGCTGATGCCCTCCTTCCTGCGCGGCGTGACCAACCTCCGCGGAGCCGTCATCCCGGTGGTGGATCTCCAGTCCAGATTCGGAAACGGCATGACGGAAATCGGACGGCGGACCTGCATCGTGATCGTGGAGGTGGGCACCGGCGAGGAAACCTTCCCGTTGGGCGTGATCGTGAACGCGGTGAACGAAGTGGTCCCGGTGGATCCGTCCAAGATCGAAACCCGCCCGGCCTTCGGAACCAAGATCCGCGCAGATTTTGTCGAGGCCCTTCTGAACCTCGGCGACCGCTTCGTGATCGCCCTGGACGTCCAACAAAGCCTTTCCATCACCGAAATGTCCGAACTGGCCTCCAGGTGGGTGGACCGCGAGTCCTCCCCATGA
- a CDS encoding chemotaxis protein CheA, with amino-acid sequence MDMESAKIAFVQEARELLGEMENALLRMESDGLDDESIHAVFRAAHTIKGSSGLFGQDEIVSFTHVLETILDEIRSGKFVPDSSTISLFLECGDHLGSLVGNFEQNLSLSAEQAQDGSSLVHKLQGARRHAERSLVVPTPPESPVEEITRPVDGVANDAWHISLRLATDVLKSGMDPLSFFRYMATLGRIVQIDVIDDLLPPPAKMDPENLYLGFEIQFISEATRKDIEGVFEFVAEGSTIRILPPHSKIETYLELIRSLPESPNRLGEILLSCGALTEAELARVLRMQVNTATGKPPLGEMLVKEHFVPPVVVAAALQKQKVSREKTIQESRSVKVDVAKLDHLIDLVGELVIAAAGAKIAADREKSAPVEEAVGMVSKLVEEIRDAALGVRMVPIGEVFQRFPRLVRDLSMELGKRVELDIQGAETELDKSMVERLAEPLTHMVRNSLDHGMELESTRLAAGKPAQGTIRFNAYHDTGSIVIEVADDGAGIHRQRVLERAIERGIVPHNHNLSDREILNLIFEPGFSTSQTVTNLSGRGVGMDVVKRSIESLRGEIEIESEEGVGTEIRLRMPLTLAIIDGFMVAVEDRSFVVPLDLVIECADLPREVAIREQGRGIANLRGEPLPLVRLRELFHIPGQAPARENIVVVEYGGKRLGLVVEGLLGEFQAVIKPLSRLFSKVPGVGGSTILGTGEIALILDVPALVQRIERVETTRWAPTSASLPSASETKALSHAT; translated from the coding sequence ATGGACATGGAATCCGCCAAAATCGCCTTCGTCCAGGAAGCCCGCGAGCTTCTGGGCGAAATGGAAAATGCCCTGTTGCGCATGGAATCGGACGGACTCGACGACGAATCCATCCACGCCGTCTTTCGCGCCGCCCACACCATCAAGGGCTCTTCGGGATTGTTCGGCCAGGACGAGATCGTCTCCTTCACCCATGTGCTGGAAACGATCCTGGACGAGATTCGATCGGGAAAGTTCGTGCCGGACAGCTCCACCATCTCCTTGTTCCTGGAATGCGGCGACCACCTGGGATCCCTGGTGGGGAACTTTGAGCAGAATCTGTCGCTGTCTGCCGAACAGGCCCAGGATGGATCCTCGCTCGTCCACAAGCTCCAAGGGGCCAGACGCCACGCCGAACGTTCTCTGGTGGTGCCCACCCCTCCCGAATCGCCGGTGGAGGAAATCACCCGTCCAGTGGACGGAGTGGCCAACGATGCCTGGCACATTTCCCTGCGGCTGGCCACCGATGTGCTGAAGTCCGGAATGGACCCGTTGTCGTTCTTCCGGTACATGGCCACACTGGGCCGGATCGTGCAGATTGACGTCATCGACGATCTTCTCCCACCGCCAGCCAAGATGGATCCGGAAAACCTCTATCTGGGTTTCGAGATCCAATTCATCTCCGAAGCGACCCGCAAGGACATCGAAGGGGTCTTCGAATTCGTCGCGGAAGGATCCACGATCCGCATCCTCCCGCCCCACAGCAAGATCGAAACCTATCTGGAACTGATCCGCTCGCTGCCGGAAAGCCCCAACCGCCTGGGAGAAATCCTGCTCTCCTGCGGAGCCCTGACGGAAGCCGAACTCGCACGCGTTCTGCGGATGCAAGTGAACACGGCAACCGGCAAACCTCCCCTCGGAGAAATGCTCGTCAAGGAACATTTCGTGCCGCCAGTGGTGGTGGCCGCCGCCTTGCAAAAACAGAAAGTGTCCCGCGAAAAAACCATCCAGGAAAGCCGGTCGGTGAAGGTGGACGTGGCGAAGCTCGATCATCTGATCGATCTGGTGGGTGAGCTCGTCATCGCCGCCGCAGGCGCCAAGATCGCGGCTGATCGCGAGAAGTCGGCACCCGTCGAGGAAGCCGTGGGAATGGTGTCCAAGCTCGTGGAAGAAATCCGCGATGCCGCCTTGGGCGTGCGGATGGTGCCCATCGGCGAGGTGTTCCAGCGCTTCCCGCGTCTGGTGCGCGACCTTTCCATGGAGCTGGGAAAGCGGGTGGAGCTGGACATCCAGGGCGCGGAAACCGAACTGGACAAATCCATGGTCGAACGCCTGGCCGAACCCCTGACCCACATGGTCCGCAATTCCCTGGACCACGGCATGGAACTGGAATCCACCCGGCTGGCCGCGGGGAAACCCGCCCAAGGGACGATCCGGTTCAACGCCTACCACGACACGGGAAGCATCGTGATCGAGGTCGCCGACGACGGAGCCGGCATCCATCGCCAACGGGTTCTGGAGCGCGCGATCGAACGGGGAATCGTGCCGCACAACCACAATCTGTCCGATCGGGAAATCTTGAACCTGATTTTCGAGCCCGGATTCAGCACCTCCCAAACCGTGACCAACCTGTCCGGGCGCGGGGTGGGAATGGACGTGGTCAAGCGCAGCATCGAATCGCTCCGCGGCGAAATCGAGATCGAAAGCGAAGAAGGCGTGGGTACGGAAATCCGATTGCGCATGCCGCTGACCTTGGCCATCATCGATGGCTTCATGGTGGCCGTCGAAGACCGATCGTTCGTGGTGCCGCTGGATCTGGTCATCGAATGCGCCGACCTCCCCAGGGAAGTGGCCATCCGGGAACAGGGTCGCGGGATCGCCAACCTCCGAGGAGAACCTCTCCCCTTGGTGCGCCTGCGGGAACTGTTCCACATTCCAGGCCAGGCTCCCGCACGCGAAAACATCGTGGTGGTGGAGTACGGAGGCAAACGCCTCGGATTGGTGGTGGAAGGACTCCTCGGCGAATTTCAAGCCGTCATCAAGCCGCTGTCCAGGCTGTTTTCCAAGGTTCCCGGTGTGGGAGGATCCACCATCCTGGGGACCGGCGAAATCGCGCTCATCCTGGACGTGCCTGCGCTGGTCCAACGCATCGAACGCGTGGAAACGACGCGTTGGGCCCCGACCTCGGCCTCGCTGCCCAGCGCGAGCGAAACCAAGGCACTCTCCCATGCGACCTGA
- a CDS encoding STAS domain-containing protein, with protein MEINVTKSHDHVVARLRGPLEISNVGLARERFVQILESGKDITLDFAGLTEIDTAGIQMVLAVHADSLRQGKICRFVHPVPEVMEPFRLLRLDGLFDQSIATT; from the coding sequence ATGGAGATCAACGTCACGAAATCGCACGACCACGTGGTGGCGCGCCTGCGAGGCCCCCTGGAGATTTCCAACGTCGGCCTGGCGCGGGAACGCTTCGTCCAGATCCTGGAATCCGGAAAGGACATCACCTTGGATTTCGCCGGCCTCACGGAAATCGACACGGCCGGAATCCAGATGGTTTTGGCCGTCCATGCGGATTCGCTCCGCCAAGGCAAAATTTGTCGGTTTGTCCATCCGGTCCCGGAAGTCATGGAGCCCTTTCGCCTCCTGCGACTGGATGGATTGTTCGACCAATCCATCGCCACCACCTGA
- a CDS encoding response regulator — protein MAKTILIIDDSASFRQVVAMALKGAGYDVVEASDGKDALSKLDGRKFHLIISDVNMPNLDGIGFVKAAKEIPAYKFTPVIMLTTVSGDDKKAEGKAAGVRAWVVKPFQPPVLLDAVSKLILA, from the coding sequence ATGGCAAAGACGATCCTGATCATCGACGATTCCGCCAGCTTCCGCCAGGTCGTGGCCATGGCGCTGAAAGGCGCCGGATACGACGTCGTGGAAGCCAGCGACGGCAAGGACGCGCTGTCCAAACTGGACGGCCGCAAGTTCCACCTGATCATCTCCGACGTGAACATGCCCAACCTGGACGGAATCGGGTTCGTGAAGGCGGCCAAGGAGATTCCCGCCTACAAGTTCACCCCGGTCATCATGCTCACCACGGTTTCCGGAGACGACAAGAAAGCCGAAGGCAAGGCCGCGGGCGTGCGCGCCTGGGTGGTCAAGCCCTTCCAGCCGCCGGTGCTGCTGGATGCCGTTTCCAAGCTCATTCTGGCATAA
- a CDS encoding response regulator: MPKTILVVDDSPIFRQVIAAALTEAGFDVLEAANGRDGLILLDGRKIHLIVSDLNMPILDGLAFVRCARGVEGYSHTPIIMMTTVTNEEKKDEAMSEGIRAWVNKPFQPAILLEAVSKIVQA, encoded by the coding sequence ATGCCAAAGACCATCCTGGTTGTCGACGATTCTCCGATCTTTCGCCAAGTGATCGCGGCAGCCCTCACGGAAGCCGGGTTCGATGTTTTGGAGGCCGCCAACGGCAGAGACGGACTGATCCTGCTGGATGGCCGCAAAATCCACCTGATCGTGTCCGACCTGAACATGCCGATCCTGGATGGACTCGCGTTCGTGCGATGCGCACGCGGCGTGGAAGGCTACAGCCACACCCCGATCATCATGATGACCACCGTCACCAACGAAGAGAAAAAAGACGAAGCGATGTCGGAAGGAATCCGCGCCTGGGTGAACAAGCCGTTCCAGCCCGCGATCCTTCTGGAGGCCGTTTCCAAGATCGTCCAAGCCTGA
- a CDS encoding RNA methyltransferase, which translates to MPPTEGRLAKMKQIASLRTRKYTFVLEDFFDPHNISAVLRTCECFGIQEVHVIEELRPFRISGAIVKGADQWLDVVRWKSRHECLEHLRGRGFRIAVASSRAEKSFHESPLEGPLAIYLGTEFSGNSQHIYGAADLVFRLPQHGFTESLNVSVCAGMMVAHLDRHMDVAGRENFVMTPAEVDELVAKWSLAHDLRD; encoded by the coding sequence ATGCCACCAACCGAAGGCCGACTGGCGAAGATGAAGCAGATCGCTTCGCTTCGCACACGCAAGTACACGTTCGTTCTGGAAGACTTTTTCGATCCCCACAACATCTCGGCGGTGTTGCGCACCTGCGAATGTTTTGGAATCCAGGAGGTCCATGTGATCGAGGAATTGCGGCCTTTCCGCATTTCCGGGGCGATCGTGAAGGGCGCCGACCAATGGCTGGACGTGGTGCGCTGGAAATCCCGCCACGAATGCCTGGAGCACTTGCGGGGACGCGGCTTCCGGATCGCGGTGGCCTCCAGTCGCGCGGAGAAATCCTTCCACGAGTCCCCTCTGGAAGGGCCCTTGGCGATCTACCTGGGAACCGAATTTTCAGGCAATTCCCAGCATATCTATGGGGCGGCGGATCTGGTGTTCCGGCTTCCGCAGCACGGGTTCACGGAAAGCCTCAATGTGTCGGTGTGTGCAGGCATGATGGTGGCCCATCTGGACCGTCACATGGATGTGGCCGGGCGCGAAAACTTCGTGATGACGCCTGCCGAAGTGGACGAGCTCGTGGCCAAGTGGTCCCTCGCCCACGATCTGAGAGACTGA
- a CDS encoding MBL fold metallo-hydrolase has product MKISKLAEGPDHTWYVLGRDPDKSDSVIDTNEYVICGKEEAFLLDPGGTEIFPQVVSTVSRIVPVERIRHFLCSHQDPDIFSSLPLWMGLCPKAKIYLSWIWSGFVAHYGHEYVEQFVKVPDTGMRVVMERKEFQLVPAHYLHSSGNFHLYDAELKILFTGDVGAALLPDGHTDLFVKDFDAHIPFMEGFHRRWMASNKARDHWLERVRQLDIRYMCPQHGCILEGAQVTRFFDWFASLELGGALL; this is encoded by the coding sequence ATGAAGATCTCCAAACTCGCCGAAGGTCCCGACCACACCTGGTACGTGCTGGGCCGCGACCCGGATAAGTCAGATTCTGTCATCGACACCAACGAGTACGTGATCTGCGGCAAGGAAGAAGCCTTCCTGCTGGACCCGGGCGGCACCGAGATCTTCCCCCAGGTGGTGTCTACCGTTTCGCGCATCGTGCCCGTGGAGCGCATCCGCCATTTCCTGTGTTCCCACCAGGATCCGGACATCTTTTCCTCCCTGCCCTTGTGGATGGGACTGTGCCCGAAGGCCAAGATCTATCTGTCGTGGATATGGTCTGGGTTCGTGGCCCACTACGGACATGAATACGTGGAACAATTCGTGAAGGTGCCAGACACCGGAATGCGGGTGGTGATGGAGCGCAAGGAATTCCAACTGGTGCCGGCCCACTACCTGCATTCTTCGGGCAATTTCCACCTCTACGATGCGGAACTCAAGATCCTGTTCACGGGCGACGTGGGAGCCGCGCTACTGCCAGACGGCCACACGGATCTGTTCGTGAAGGACTTCGATGCGCACATCCCGTTCATGGAAGGATTCCATCGACGCTGGATGGCCTCCAACAAAGCCCGCGACCATTGGCTGGAACGCGTGCGTCAATTGGACATCCGCTACATGTGCCCCCAACACGGATGCATCCTGGAGGGAGCCCAGGTCACGCGATTCTTCGACTGGTTCGCCTCCCTGGAACTGGGCGGCGCCTTACTCTGA
- a CDS encoding aspartate kinase, with protein sequence MTIACKFGGTSLADAAQFRKVAEIVRANPKRRAVVVSAPGKRHKQDPKITDILLSIHDMVSRELSPDPSFALLRERFLEIEKELGVDAGMAGLLKSFQISVLAGADRDWIASRGEHFSARIMAAFLGGTFVEPEGAVFINALGLVDERTWTELPKRLPADGIYVMPGFYGTGPQDKVKTFSRGGSDISGSILARAAGVELYENWTDVSGLLMADPRIVTDASPMEVVTYRELRELAYSGANVFHEEAILPCKQASIPIRIANTNRPADPGTLIVPEERAADRPIAGVAGRSGFCLLQIEKILMNKERGFGRRVLGILETNGVSYELSPSGIDSMCVVIDAEDFAPVEGVVLEEIRRSCEPDAIEVERDIALIATVGHGMSHRTGVASRLFGALAGAKVNVRIIDQGASEISIIVGVASPDLSRGIQAIYDAFVRN encoded by the coding sequence ATGACCATCGCCTGCAAATTCGGAGGAACCTCTCTCGCCGACGCCGCCCAGTTCCGGAAGGTGGCCGAAATCGTCCGCGCCAACCCAAAGCGCCGCGCCGTGGTTGTTTCCGCTCCCGGCAAGCGCCACAAGCAGGACCCCAAGATCACGGATATCCTGTTGTCCATCCACGACATGGTCTCGCGCGAACTTTCGCCTGATCCGTCGTTTGCCCTGCTGCGCGAACGCTTCCTGGAGATCGAGAAGGAACTGGGCGTAGATGCCGGCATGGCCGGATTGCTCAAGTCCTTCCAGATCTCGGTGCTGGCCGGGGCCGACCGCGACTGGATCGCTTCTCGCGGCGAGCATTTTTCCGCCCGCATCATGGCGGCGTTCTTGGGCGGCACCTTCGTGGAGCCGGAAGGCGCCGTGTTCATCAACGCCCTGGGCCTGGTGGACGAGCGCACCTGGACGGAGCTGCCCAAGCGCCTTCCCGCAGACGGGATCTATGTCATGCCCGGATTCTACGGAACCGGCCCGCAAGACAAGGTCAAGACCTTCTCGCGCGGTGGATCGGACATTTCCGGATCCATCCTCGCCCGTGCCGCGGGCGTGGAGCTCTACGAAAACTGGACCGACGTGTCGGGCCTGTTGATGGCCGATCCCCGCATCGTGACCGACGCCTCCCCCATGGAGGTGGTTACCTACCGCGAGCTTCGCGAACTGGCCTATTCCGGAGCCAACGTGTTCCACGAAGAAGCCATCCTGCCCTGCAAGCAAGCCTCCATCCCCATCCGCATCGCCAACACCAACCGTCCCGCGGACCCAGGCACCCTGATCGTGCCGGAAGAGCGCGCGGCGGATCGCCCCATCGCGGGCGTGGCCGGGCGTTCCGGATTTTGTCTGCTCCAGATCGAAAAGATCCTGATGAACAAGGAGCGCGGTTTTGGACGGCGCGTGTTGGGCATCCTGGAAACCAACGGGGTGAGCTACGAACTTTCCCCCTCCGGCATCGATTCCATGTGCGTGGTGATCGACGCCGAAGACTTCGCTCCGGTGGAAGGTGTGGTGTTGGAAGAGATCCGCCGCTCCTGCGAGCCCGATGCCATCGAGGTGGAACGCGATATTGCTTTGATCGCCACCGTGGGCCACGGCATGAGTCACCGCACCGGCGTGGCCTCGCGGCTGTTCGGCGCGCTGGCGGGCGCCAAGGTGAACGTGCGGATCATCGACCAGGGCGCTTCGGAAATCTCGATCATCGTGGGCGTGGCCTCCCCGGATCTTTCCCGCGGCATCCAAGCCATCTACGACGCGTTTGTCAGAAACTGA
- the argJ gene encoding bifunctional glutamate N-acetyltransferase/amino-acid acetyltransferase ArgJ produces MHLDPTGHPTTPRGFAAALHTCGIKVSGSPDLALLVSDTDCRWEAVFTTNAVAAAPVLLGRELLASKRPLRAVLVNSGNANAVTGDQGLLDSRETAKLLESALGLASGTALVSSTGVIGVPLPMQKIREGLPAIAPLPVADGGALFARGIMTTDTRPKHASVSFAYAGGEIRLGGCAKGAGMIHPRMATMLSYLTTDASVHPEVLRGAFRRAVDASFNRISVDGDTSTNDTCVLMANGAAGLPDILPGTPEAKDFEQALKLLTAHLAREIVRDGEGATTVVRLDVVGARDADQAERVARSVCNSPLVKCAIHGRDPNWGRILCAAGYAGAGVTPQSVDLSIQEVTVLKRGTPLSFDAPALSESMRGEEVKIRLDLGQGPEETTFWTCDFSAEYVSINADYTT; encoded by the coding sequence ATGCACCTGGATCCCACTGGACATCCGACCACTCCTCGCGGCTTTGCGGCCGCGCTCCACACCTGCGGCATCAAGGTCTCCGGTTCGCCCGACCTTGCCCTGTTGGTTTCCGACACCGACTGCCGCTGGGAGGCCGTGTTCACCACCAACGCCGTCGCCGCCGCACCGGTGTTGCTGGGCCGCGAGCTTTTGGCCTCCAAGCGCCCGTTGCGCGCCGTGCTGGTGAATTCCGGCAACGCCAACGCCGTCACGGGCGATCAGGGACTTTTGGATTCCCGCGAAACCGCCAAGCTGCTGGAATCCGCCTTGGGTCTGGCCTCAGGGACCGCATTGGTCAGTTCCACCGGCGTGATCGGCGTGCCCCTGCCCATGCAGAAGATTCGCGAAGGCCTTCCCGCCATCGCGCCGTTGCCGGTTGCCGATGGCGGCGCGCTGTTCGCCCGCGGCATCATGACCACCGACACCCGTCCCAAGCATGCCTCGGTTTCCTTTGCCTATGCCGGCGGCGAAATCCGGTTGGGCGGCTGCGCCAAAGGGGCGGGCATGATCCACCCCCGCATGGCCACCATGCTCTCCTACCTCACCACGGATGCCTCGGTCCATCCGGAGGTTTTGCGCGGCGCGTTCCGACGGGCCGTGGATGCCTCCTTCAACCGCATCTCGGTGGACGGCGACACCAGCACCAACGACACCTGCGTGCTGATGGCCAACGGAGCCGCGGGCCTGCCCGATATCCTCCCCGGCACCCCCGAGGCCAAGGATTTCGAACAAGCCCTCAAACTCCTCACCGCGCACCTGGCCCGCGAGATCGTCCGCGACGGCGAAGGGGCCACCACCGTGGTCCGCCTGGACGTGGTGGGCGCCCGCGATGCCGACCAAGCCGAGCGTGTGGCACGGTCGGTGTGCAACAGCCCGCTCGTGAAATGCGCCATCCACGGGCGCGACCCCAACTGGGGACGCATCCTGTGCGCGGCAGGCTATGCCGGCGCCGGGGTGACCCCCCAATCGGTGGATCTGTCCATCCAGGAAGTGACTGTTCTCAAACGCGGGACACCTCTTTCCTTCGATGCTCCCGCGCTCAGCGAATCCATGCGCGGCGAAGAAGTCAAAATCCGTCTGGATCTGGGCCAGGGCCCGGAAGAAACCACCTTCTGGACCTGCGACTTCTCCGCCGAATACGTCTCCATCAACGCCGACTACACGACCTGA
- a CDS encoding 3'-5' exonuclease gives MFALPTTLVAFDLETTGLSAQNDEIIEIGAVKFCFQKVAGKMDIVEKATFQSLVKPDRHIPEAASRVNHITDDMVENAPPAREVIPQFIRFCGQSSVLVAHNGHSFDAPFLREACKRAGLAVPRLPVLDSLKISRNVMRESPSHKLSEIANRLCASGEIKLKVEQGELHRALYDCQVLAQVVARLLIKALPEKDLAIDKFQKACEKLAPISMLDN, from the coding sequence ATGTTCGCCTTGCCCACGACTCTCGTTGCCTTCGACCTCGAAACCACTGGTCTTTCCGCCCAAAACGATGAAATCATCGAAATCGGCGCGGTGAAGTTCTGCTTCCAGAAGGTGGCAGGCAAAATGGACATCGTGGAGAAGGCCACGTTCCAGAGCTTGGTGAAGCCGGATCGCCACATCCCGGAAGCCGCCTCGCGGGTCAACCACATCACAGACGACATGGTGGAAAACGCACCGCCCGCCCGCGAAGTGATCCCACAGTTCATTCGCTTTTGCGGGCAATCCAGCGTGTTGGTGGCCCACAACGGGCACTCCTTCGATGCGCCGTTTCTGCGCGAGGCCTGCAAGCGCGCGGGCTTGGCCGTGCCGCGATTGCCGGTGTTGGATTCGCTCAAGATTTCCCGCAACGTGATGCGCGAAAGCCCATCGCACAAGCTTTCCGAGATCGCCAACCGCCTTTGTGCATCGGGCGAGATCAAGCTGAAGGTGGAGCAAGGCGAGCTGCATAGAGCGCTCTACGACTGCCAAGTACTGGCCCAGGTGGTGGCCAGACTTTTGATCAAGGCGCTGCCGGAAAAGGATCTGGCGATCGACAAGTTCCAGAAGGCCTGCGAGAAGCTCGCCCCCATCTCCATGCTGGATAATTGA